The following coding sequences lie in one Silvibacterium dinghuense genomic window:
- a CDS encoding LacI family DNA-binding transcriptional regulator encodes MATNKKSGKAAGIKDIADALGTSIGTVDRALHGRSGVSERTKARVLRMAEQLGYKPNIAARSLKLNRSIRIAAVLPREIAAFFDPLRSGIQAAADEAIGMRVTLDFIDYPRLGCGDQAALESAAAKKYDGILFTPGRPRELAPVIRKIVGQGVPMICVASDAPDSGRVSSVTVDAYTSGALAAELLSHRLQTPSRVATITGELATFDHAEKLRGFAATLAMLAPHLTLLPVVESHELPEDAYRQSTNLLKSKNRPDALYISTANSLPVLRALEELKLLGKVQVVATDLFQELVPLLESGQVLATLYQRPEAQGKMAFEALLGHLANREKPLKVHRFAPHIILRSNLPLFIDRLTESE; translated from the coding sequence TGCACTCGGCACGTCGATCGGCACAGTCGACCGTGCTCTGCATGGGCGTAGCGGAGTCAGTGAGCGCACGAAGGCGCGTGTGCTTCGAATGGCCGAACAACTCGGCTACAAGCCGAATATCGCCGCACGCTCTCTGAAACTCAATCGGAGTATTCGTATTGCCGCCGTACTCCCGCGTGAGATTGCTGCTTTTTTCGATCCGCTGCGCAGCGGTATTCAAGCGGCGGCCGATGAAGCGATAGGAATGCGGGTGACCCTGGACTTTATCGATTATCCTCGCCTTGGCTGCGGAGATCAGGCCGCGCTTGAGAGTGCCGCTGCGAAGAAATACGACGGTATCCTGTTTACGCCTGGCCGTCCGCGTGAGCTAGCCCCGGTTATCAGAAAGATTGTCGGGCAGGGAGTACCCATGATCTGCGTAGCCAGCGATGCGCCGGACAGCGGACGTGTTTCTTCTGTGACCGTTGATGCTTATACGAGCGGTGCGCTTGCGGCTGAACTCCTGTCGCATCGACTGCAGACACCTTCCCGGGTGGCGACGATTACCGGCGAACTGGCGACATTCGATCATGCTGAAAAACTTCGTGGATTTGCAGCGACGCTGGCCATGCTGGCACCTCACCTTACTTTGCTGCCCGTAGTGGAATCTCATGAGCTGCCAGAAGACGCATACAGGCAAAGTACCAATCTTCTCAAGAGCAAGAACCGTCCCGATGCACTCTATATCAGCACGGCTAACAGTCTTCCCGTGCTGCGTGCTCTGGAAGAGTTGAAGCTTCTGGGAAAAGTACAAGTGGTTGCTACAGATCTCTTCCAGGAACTGGTGCCGCTTCTCGAATCCGGACAAGTGCTCGCGACGCTTTACCAGAGGCCGGAAGCTCAAGGCAAAATGGCTTTTGAGGCGCTTCTTGGGCATCTTGCAAACCGAGAGAAGCCTCTCAAGGTGCACCGTTTCGCGCCTCATATCATTTTGCGCAGTAACCTACCGTTGTTTATTGACCGCTTGACAGAGTCGGAGTAG
- a CDS encoding glycoside hydrolase family 97 protein, whose translation MIGCPLCLLSALVFVGAPSGFGQSNTVALASPDQQIVLRFTVKPRQSDSATNNLQDGQLVYSLAYRGKEAFESSALSLELENQPPLGSEVHIASAHSDTGMDAYKLVAGKTSSVHDSYNAVTLELKEGADPGRTFEIEARAYNSGIAFRYHVPEQAGLSRYKLVQEDTEFRPVMDASAWALRLPNYQSGYESEYVPQVLSALSNQGGVSSYILNGSSMLMEMPGVAWAAVGEADLEGNAAMYLENPTGNWTGHFLVSKISPPMDGKGPAVDASLPHDSAWRIILLGDTPGKLVESNLFTDLNPPNRITDTSWIIPGKASWNWWNGDLGPDGKSAYTTKNMEYYVDFAAASGFPYMMLDAGWSGSDITKLRGNVDVPELVQYAAQKHVKIWIWLYSKAVAAQMQEAFPLYEKWGVAGVKIDFILRNDQAGIQWYYNVAKLAAEHHLMVDFHGATQPWGIQRTYPNVLNYEAVLGLENNKAGRRDGPLNRVTFPFTRMLSGPMDYTPGGFDNVTPQAFVARDQAPMVMGTRAQQLALYVVFEEPLAMVSDVPSAYAGQPEFQFIKEVPTTWDETRVLDGLPGEYVTIARRQGKDWYLGSLTNWTPRELHVPLNFLGTGRYKAELYEDAADADHEPKHVTMRQQTVQSGDTLTLRLASGGGCAIRFVPLP comes from the coding sequence ATGATTGGCTGCCCTCTCTGTCTTCTCTCCGCGCTCGTTTTTGTCGGTGCACCATCTGGCTTCGGTCAATCAAACACCGTGGCCCTTGCCTCACCCGATCAGCAAATCGTTCTTCGCTTCACAGTCAAACCCAGGCAGTCCGACTCTGCCACAAATAATCTGCAGGACGGCCAACTTGTCTACTCGCTCGCCTATCGAGGCAAGGAAGCATTCGAGAGCTCCGCATTGAGCCTCGAGCTTGAGAACCAGCCTCCGCTTGGCTCCGAGGTACACATCGCAAGCGCCCACTCCGATACCGGAATGGACGCCTACAAATTGGTTGCTGGAAAAACATCCAGTGTCCATGACAGCTACAACGCAGTAACGCTGGAATTAAAGGAAGGCGCAGATCCCGGCCGCACTTTCGAGATAGAAGCCAGAGCATACAACAGCGGCATAGCCTTTCGATATCATGTGCCTGAGCAAGCCGGCCTCTCACGCTACAAACTCGTGCAGGAAGATACGGAGTTCCGTCCAGTGATGGATGCTTCGGCCTGGGCGCTACGCCTTCCCAATTACCAAAGCGGCTATGAAAGTGAATATGTGCCGCAAGTGCTGAGCGCGTTAAGCAACCAGGGCGGCGTCTCGAGTTACATTCTGAACGGCTCTTCCATGTTGATGGAGATGCCAGGTGTGGCCTGGGCTGCCGTAGGAGAAGCGGATCTCGAAGGCAATGCTGCCATGTATCTTGAAAACCCGACAGGTAACTGGACCGGGCACTTCCTGGTGAGCAAGATATCCCCTCCGATGGACGGAAAAGGTCCCGCTGTCGATGCAAGCCTGCCTCATGACAGTGCATGGCGGATCATCCTGCTCGGGGATACGCCGGGCAAGCTGGTCGAATCCAACCTGTTCACCGACCTCAACCCGCCCAATCGCATCACGGACACAAGCTGGATCATTCCCGGTAAAGCCTCGTGGAACTGGTGGAACGGCGATCTCGGACCCGACGGCAAGTCTGCTTACACAACGAAGAATATGGAGTACTACGTCGACTTCGCTGCCGCGTCCGGATTTCCGTACATGATGCTGGATGCCGGATGGTCCGGCAGCGATATTACGAAGCTGCGCGGCAACGTCGATGTACCGGAGCTGGTACAATACGCTGCGCAAAAGCATGTCAAGATCTGGATCTGGCTCTACTCGAAAGCAGTCGCTGCACAGATGCAGGAAGCCTTCCCACTTTACGAGAAATGGGGCGTTGCAGGCGTCAAGATCGACTTCATTCTTCGCAATGATCAGGCCGGTATCCAGTGGTACTACAACGTCGCCAAACTCGCCGCAGAACATCACCTCATGGTGGACTTTCACGGCGCCACGCAACCATGGGGAATTCAGCGGACATACCCCAACGTCCTGAACTACGAAGCAGTGCTCGGTCTCGAGAACAATAAGGCCGGGCGAAGAGATGGCCCGTTGAACCGGGTGACGTTTCCCTTCACGCGTATGCTGAGCGGCCCGATGGACTACACTCCTGGCGGCTTCGATAACGTTACGCCCCAGGCTTTTGTCGCTCGCGATCAGGCGCCAATGGTGATGGGAACGCGAGCGCAACAGCTTGCGCTCTATGTGGTCTTCGAAGAGCCGCTGGCGATGGTCTCCGATGTTCCGAGCGCTTATGCCGGGCAGCCAGAATTCCAATTCATCAAGGAGGTGCCCACCACCTGGGATGAGACACGTGTCCTGGATGGACTGCCCGGAGAATACGTCACCATCGCCAGACGCCAGGGCAAAGACTGGTATCTGGGAAGCCTCACCAACTGGACGCCAAGAGAACTACACGTCCCTCTGAATTTTCTGGGGACAGGCAGATACAAGGCGGAGCTGTATGAGGACGCAGCAGACGCAGATCACGAACCGAAGCATGTCACCATGCGCCAACAGACTGTACAAAGCGGTGATACGTTGACACTGCGGCTTGCCAGCGGCGGCGGATGCGCCATTCGCTTCGTGCCTTTACCGTAA